From the Sphingobacteruim zhuxiongii genome, the window AGCAACAGACGATTCTCTCCAGAAAAAGGAAATGAACAAAAAGATAATATCAATAACCAACTATCACCGAACCACTAACCACTAAATACAAGCTACAACCACAATATACTAGCGACTATCCTCTAAATACTAACTACTAATTACCAACTACTAACACAATATACTAGCGACTATCCTCTAAATACTAACTACTAATTACCAGCTACTAATCAACAAATACTAACAAAAAAAAATGGCGACCATTTCTAGTCGCCATACTCTAATATCTAAAATCTAATGTCTAATAGATAATATCTTAACCCTAACTCAACGATTCAAGTTCCATTATTTCTTCCGCTAGGGCTTCCCATTCGGCTTGAATTTGGTCGAATCGAGCTTTTTCGGAATTGTAATTTCTGGTATGTTCTTGCAGTTTTACTGCGTCAGAATAGATTTCTTCTTTTGCGAGTTCAGTTTCTAATTGTTTAACGATTAGTTCTTGACTGGCAATTTTCTGTTCTAAGCTACTAAGTTCTTTATTTTTCTTTTGCAGCGTCTTTTGTACGTCATCGTTTGCCACTACTTTAACAGGTTTTGGCTGTTCTTCTTTCACCTTTTTTGCAGGTTTATCCGAACTTTTGACAGTACGTTTAGCGTTCCATTCTTCGAACTCTTGGTATGTACCAGGGTATTCTTTGACTTTCTTATCCTCGATATACCATATTTTATTAGCGATATTATCTAGGAAATAGCGGTCGTGGGATACCACGATAAAAGTACCTTCATACTGTTGGAGGGCTTGAATAAGAATATTCACGGATGCCATGTCCAAGTGGTTGGTAGGCTCATCGAGAACGAGGAAGTTGGCGTCAGCGGTTAGAGCTTTCGCAAGGGCAACTCTTGATTTCTCGCCTCCGGAAAGGACTTTAATCTTCTTGAAAACATCGTCGCCAGTAAAGAGGAAGCATCCTAGGATAGAGCGTAATTCAGTTTCCGTTTGTTTTGGAGCGAAGTTTATCAACTCTTGGATAAGCGAATTTTCCAGGTGCAGGGCTTCCAGCTGATGTTGTGCGAAGAAGGTTTGAGAAACATTATGTCCTTTTGTACTTGTTCCTGAGAATTCAGAATCAGCATCGGCAACAATACGTAATAACGTCGATTTACCCTTACCGTTTGCACCAATTAAAGCAATCTTGTCGCCTTTTTCAATTAATGCATCCGTACGATCTAATATTTCTAGGTTAGGGTAGGATTTAGAGATCTGCTCTAGAGTCACGACATGTCTACCAGAAGGCTTAGAAAACTTAAAGCTGAAGTTTACTTCAGGATTATCATCATCGATATCATCAACCTTTTCCATACGGTCTAAGGCTTTGATACGAGATTGTACCATTTTTGCCTTACTTGCTTTGGAGCGGAAGCGTTCGATTAATTTCTCTTCTTGTTTAATTTTAGCCTGTTGATTCTTGAATTGATTTCCTTGAATCTCTTCGCGCAGCGACTTTTCTTCTAGATAGAAAGAATAGTTTCCGGCATATAGCGTTAACTTACCTTTTCTAGATTCCACCGTTTTATTAATAATACGGTCTAAGAAATAGCGGTCATGGGAAACGATTACAATTGCTCCTTCGAAAGCTTGCAAGTAGTTTTCCAACCATTTAATTGATGGTAAGTCTAAGTGGTTGGTAGGCTCATCGAGTAATAGGATGTCAGGAGTTTGCAGTAAGATACGGGCTAACATCACGCGCATACGCCATCCTCCGGAGAATGTCGCTAATGGGCGTTGTTGTTCGTCTTCCGAAAATCCTAAACCAGCTAAGATCTCATGCGCACGGAATTCAATGCTGTAGCCGTCTAAGGCTTCAAATTCCATTTGCTTGTCACTCAATTTGTTTAATATATCGTCCGAGTAGTCTGTTTCCAGTTTTTTTAGTAGAACCTCAATTTCGCTATGCAATTGGTTTTGACGTTCAAAAGCTTCCATTGCCACATGTAAGATACTTTTCTCGGAGTGGTAGGAGAGTAAATCTTGATTGAGGTAACCAATTTTTAGGTCCTTAGCCATTGAAACGGTTCCGGCTGTAGGGCTGTATTCGCCGACAATGATTTTTAATAGCGTCGACTTACCAGTACCGTTAGCACCAATAAGTCCGACTTTATCACCTGGTTTGATGTGCCAGTTTGCTTCGTCGTACAGTGCACGAGCACCAATTTCAAAAGTTAAATTATTTATAGATATCATTTCAACGACAAAAGTAATGAATATTTCTGCTTCTTTGGCTACCTTTGCGCTATGTACAAATTAGTTAAGCCACTATTTTTTCAAATGAACCCTGAGCAGGCACATAATAATGTGACTTCGGGTTTGAAAGTTTTTACTAAAATTTGGGGTTCCAATGCGATTTTGAAATCATTATACGCAGTGGAGGATCCTCGTCTGCAAACGACAGTTTTTGGTTTAACGTTCAAGAATCCAGTAGGTTTAGCGGCGGGTTTTGATAAGAATGCGGATTATATTGAGCAGATGTCAAAACTAGGTTTTGGATTTATTGAAATCGGAACTGTAACACCTAAGCCACAGCCGGGAAATGATAAACCTCGTATGTTTAGATTAGTGAACGATGAGGCATTAATTAATCGAATGGGCTTCAACAATCAGGGCGCTGATGTTGCTGCCGGGCGATTGAAACATTTGAAAGAGAAGAATGGCGTTATTATCGGTGGAAACATTGGTAAAAATAAAGTAACTCCGAATGAAGAAGCTGTAAACGATTATATCTATTGTTTCAATTCGCTTTTTGATTACGTAGACTATTTTGTCGTGAATGTAAGCTCGCCAAACACCCCAGGCTTGCGTGATTTACAAGAAAAGGAACCTTTGAAGCACATCTTGAATACCCTTCAAGAGCTGAATATGGCAAAAGCGAGTCCGAAGCCTATATTGCTGAAGATAGCGCCCGATTTGACAGATTCACAATTAGATGATATCGTAGAGATTGTACAGGATACGAAGATCGCTGGTGTGATTGCTACGAATACCACTATTTCTAGAGAAGGATTAAAGAGCGATCCTAATTTGGTGAAAGAAACGGGAGGGGTATCTGGAAAACCATTAACGAAACGTTCAACTGAAGTTATCAAATATTTATCGGATAAATCGAATAAGGCTTTTCCTATCATTGGTGTAGGGGGGATACACTCCGCTGCAGATGCAATAGAGAAGTTAAATGCAGGAGCTAGTCTTGTGCAAGTGTATACTGGATTTATCTATCAGGGTCCGGGTTTGGTCGCTGAGATATGTAAAGGAATATTAAAGGGGAAATAAAATTTCCCCTTTTTTTATGATCAGCAATACTGCTTATCATGAACTCTTTTGTTCTCGTTTAAAAAAACGTATTGTCTACAATTCTTTTTTCAAGATATAGTGATCTTTCAATGGACCATCAATAGGTTTTCCATCTTGATCTAACGAGAATAGTTGATTCTCTCCAACCTTAAGTTTCATATTAACCTCTTTGCCCATCAGGTGCACCACGCTTCCGTTATCGTGCCACATAAATTTTCCAGCATCTTCAATTTTGCTGTCGCGTTCTTGGTAGACACCGGTATATTTAAACGTGAGATCATCATTTAATACAACCGTTGTCTCAATACCTGGACAATCTGCACAAGGGATTACACCTTTGTACGTCCCTGCCCAATCCACAGAATTTTGAGAGGTATGCTCGGTATCCTTGGCTGCAGTGCTTGTGTCGCCGCTTGTTGCTGTCGTATCAGCCCCGGCACCTTGTTTGTTGACGTTCGATTCACAGGCAGCAAAAGCCAATAGCCCGATACATAGCGATAGTGAGAATAGTTTTTTCATCTTACAGAATTTATGATAGCAAATAATTACCAAAAACTAGACCAATTGAAATATATTATCCGTAAAGTTAAGGGTGCTTAAAAATAAAATAAGCCTACTTGCTGGAAAGTAGGCTTAATAAAGATAATGAAGAACTTTAATATTGGTCGATGAAGTAATTGAGTAGGTCAGTTGTCGTGACTATCCCTACTAGTTCTTCGTCTTCAACGACTGGAATTGAATGAAAGGAATGCTTGGATAAAATTTCTGTCGCCTCTTTGATGGTACTACTTGGTGGAATACTCACTGGCGATTTTGCCATCAACTGAGAAACAGTGTACGTATCATACACCACCGATTCGATATCATCATCTTCAGAGACATCTACATAGCTGATTTTTAGAAGGTCTGAGTAACTTACAACACCAATTAGCTTTTTGTTTTCGACAACCGGAAGGTGACGGATATTGTGCTTCTTAAATAAGTTTTCCGCATCATAAAGGCTATCCTTCTGAGTCAAAGTGATAAGCTCTTTACTCATGATTTGCGATACTGGGACTCTCTGTTTCATAACTATGTAATTTGAATAAACGCTGCATTAGCGTATAGTCAAATATCCATGCAATCGAAAAAAAATCCTAGGTGAACGATTACTTTTTAAAATGATTGTGATCTTGTAAATTTTAAAAACAATTTCTTAACTTAGTAGCTTGCCTCTTATAAAATTATCAATAATAAGCCTCTTCTAAGTATCTTGCTTTTCTCCAATATTTATTTCAGTGGTATTGGGTTAAAGAAATGATTTAATGGTCCATTTCCTTTTCCAATTTGGAAGTCTTTTGCGGCGACTATCGATTGATGTACGAATTCTATTCCTCCTTTAACAGCTGTCGTTAATGATTGGCCTAAGGCTAGATAGGATGCGATCGCAGCGGAAAGGGTACAACCAGTGCCTCGCGTATTTCGAGTATCAATACGTTGTGTTTTAAATGCTATGGAATCCGAGGTGTTCGTTTTCAAAAGGCTACTTAATGTATCATCGGGAAGATGACCTCCTTTAAGTAATACTGCATGCAGTCCCTTTGTTAAAAGAATATCTATTGCTAGTTCCATATCTTGTAGATTTTTAACTGACATACCTGTCAATGCTGCCGCCTCATCTAAGTTTGGAGTAACTAGTGTAGCTAGTGGATAGAGCTTTCGGATACATTCTGCTATAGTTTCTTCATCTTGTAACTGATGTCCTGAACTAGATAACATCACTGGATCTACAACAATAGGCCCTTTATAGTTTTCTAAAATACGGGAGATGATGTCGACTTGCTTGCTATTGGCTATCATACCTATTTTTATCGCATCGGGATAGACATCATCGAAAACACAGTTCAACTGTTCTTCTATTGCTACATCAGGAATAGGGAATACTGCCTTGACGCCAGTCGTATTTTGAACAGGAAGTGAGGTTATTATAGTTGTCGCATAACAACCAATTGCAGATATAGTCTTGATATCTGCTTGTAGGCCTGCGCCAGCAATATTATCAAAACCGGCTATACTTAAAACTGTCTTAATTGATGTAGGGTTCTTAGATTGTTCCATTTTTTTGAGCGCTCCCTTCAAATATAGTCATGTTCATTTAAAGTAGGCTGGTATGGCGCAAATCTATCTAGCAGACCTTCGCACTATACAGCGAGAAGGGATGC encodes:
- a CDS encoding ABC-F family ATP-binding cassette domain-containing protein, whose protein sequence is MISINNLTFEIGARALYDEANWHIKPGDKVGLIGANGTGKSTLLKIIVGEYSPTAGTVSMAKDLKIGYLNQDLLSYHSEKSILHVAMEAFERQNQLHSEIEVLLKKLETDYSDDILNKLSDKQMEFEALDGYSIEFRAHEILAGLGFSEDEQQRPLATFSGGWRMRVMLARILLQTPDILLLDEPTNHLDLPSIKWLENYLQAFEGAIVIVSHDRYFLDRIINKTVESRKGKLTLYAGNYSFYLEEKSLREEIQGNQFKNQQAKIKQEEKLIERFRSKASKAKMVQSRIKALDRMEKVDDIDDDNPEVNFSFKFSKPSGRHVVTLEQISKSYPNLEILDRTDALIEKGDKIALIGANGKGKSTLLRIVADADSEFSGTSTKGHNVSQTFFAQHQLEALHLENSLIQELINFAPKQTETELRSILGCFLFTGDDVFKKIKVLSGGEKSRVALAKALTADANFLVLDEPTNHLDMASVNILIQALQQYEGTFIVVSHDRYFLDNIANKIWYIEDKKVKEYPGTYQEFEEWNAKRTVKSSDKPAKKVKEEQPKPVKVVANDDVQKTLQKKNKELSSLEQKIASQELIVKQLETELAKEEIYSDAVKLQEHTRNYNSEKARFDQIQAEWEALAEEIMELESLS
- a CDS encoding quinone-dependent dihydroorotate dehydrogenase — translated: MYKLVKPLFFQMNPEQAHNNVTSGLKVFTKIWGSNAILKSLYAVEDPRLQTTVFGLTFKNPVGLAAGFDKNADYIEQMSKLGFGFIEIGTVTPKPQPGNDKPRMFRLVNDEALINRMGFNNQGADVAAGRLKHLKEKNGVIIGGNIGKNKVTPNEEAVNDYIYCFNSLFDYVDYFVVNVSSPNTPGLRDLQEKEPLKHILNTLQELNMAKASPKPILLKIAPDLTDSQLDDIVEIVQDTKIAGVIATNTTISREGLKSDPNLVKETGGVSGKPLTKRSTEVIKYLSDKSNKAFPIIGVGGIHSAADAIEKLNAGASLVQVYTGFIYQGPGLVAEICKGILKGK
- a CDS encoding copper resistance protein NlpE; amino-acid sequence: MKKLFSLSLCIGLLAFAACESNVNKQGAGADTTATSGDTSTAAKDTEHTSQNSVDWAGTYKGVIPCADCPGIETTVVLNDDLTFKYTGVYQERDSKIEDAGKFMWHDNGSVVHLMGKEVNMKLKVGENQLFSLDQDGKPIDGPLKDHYILKKEL
- a CDS encoding CBS domain-containing protein — encoded protein: MKQRVPVSQIMSKELITLTQKDSLYDAENLFKKHNIRHLPVVENKKLIGVVSYSDLLKISYVDVSEDDDIESVVYDTYTVSQLMAKSPVSIPPSSTIKEATEILSKHSFHSIPVVEDEELVGIVTTTDLLNYFIDQY
- the thiD gene encoding bifunctional hydroxymethylpyrimidine kinase/phosphomethylpyrimidine kinase, whose translation is MEQSKNPTSIKTVLSIAGFDNIAGAGLQADIKTISAIGCYATTIITSLPVQNTTGVKAVFPIPDVAIEEQLNCVFDDVYPDAIKIGMIANSKQVDIISRILENYKGPIVVDPVMLSSSGHQLQDEETIAECIRKLYPLATLVTPNLDEAAALTGMSVKNLQDMELAIDILLTKGLHAVLLKGGHLPDDTLSSLLKTNTSDSIAFKTQRIDTRNTRGTGCTLSAAIASYLALGQSLTTAVKGGIEFVHQSIVAAKDFQIGKGNGPLNHFFNPIPLK